A region of Triplophysa dalaica isolate WHDGS20190420 chromosome 18, ASM1584641v1, whole genome shotgun sequence DNA encodes the following proteins:
- the vsig8b gene encoding V-set and immunoglobulin domain-containing protein 8b has translation MIKLWINFTLPLAALYVVAVCLNLAGLSAAIQVTSTGEQTVKKAQGESVTIGCMYTIDSVDVGELDIEWSRVSQDMTQKDQLILSYTGGTQHEFGDPGLMSRFKFVTDPSHGDATVTITSLEPLDTATYHCKVKKIPGVDSRKVTVVVLVKPSLPKCWVDGNEEKGGVISLCCKSSHGSIPLKYTWTKESGNLPPTASQNSQTGKMLITNHSESYTGKYLCEVSNEVGTERCTYNLQAYNPTDKVGVIVGAVIGALLLLLLLLLLIWLLICCCNKRRYEKEVANEISVDAAPPESRPGSRTTSFRSMRSYHAHPGLRYDSVRKTDVMRAESGRSAYSERAGVEREASMLASDNRPPLPYDSKYGYPV, from the exons ATGATCAAGCTCTGGATTAACTTCACCTTACCGTTGGCTGCGTTATATGTTGTTGCAGTATGTCTGAATCTCGCAG GCCTCTCTGCGGCCATACAGGTGACGTCCACGGGGGAGCAGACCGTCAAGAAAGCCCAGGGTGAGAGCGTTACAATAGGCTGCATGTACACCATAGACTCTGTGGATGTGGGAGAGCTGGACATTGAGTGGTCACGCGTCAGTCAAGACATGACCCAGAAAGATCAGCTG ATCTTATCTTACACTGGGGGGACACAGCACGAGTTCGGAGACCCGGGCCTGATGAGCCGCTTTAAATTCGTTACCGACCCCAGCCACGGAGACGCCACGGTAACCATCACCTCCCTTGAGCCCCTGGACACGGCAACATATCACTGCAAAGTCAAGAAGATTCCGGGCGTTGACTCGAGGAAAGTCACTGTAGTGGTGTTAG TAAAACCTTCACTTCCTAAATGCTGGGTGGACGGCAATGAGGAGAAAGGTGGAGTGATCTCGCTCTGCTGCAAATCGTCGCATGGTTCGATTCCTCTGAAGTACACGTGGACGAAGGAAAGTGGAAACCTGCCACCGACCGCATCACAAA ATTCCCAGACTGGAAAGATGCTTATCACAAACCACAGCGAGAGCTACACAGGGAAGTACCTGTGTGAGGTCAGCAATGAGGTTGGCACGGAGCGATGCACGTACAACCTTCAAGCGTATAACC CGACTGATAAAGTGGGTGTGATCGTGGGAGCTGTGATTGGTGCGTTACTCTTGCTTCTCCTCCTACTTTTGCTGATCTGGCTCCTGATTTGCTGTTGCAACAAGCGGCGCTATGAAAAAGAGGTCGCCAATGAAATCAG cGTGGATGCTGCGCCTCCTGAAAGTCGACCCGGAAGCCGGACCACCAGCTTCCGGTCCATGCGGAGCTACCATGCCCATCCCGGGCTGCGGTACGACTCGGTTCGGAAGACAGATGTAATGAGGGCTGAATCCGGTCGCAGTGCCTACTCCGAACGGGCCGGAGTTGAAAGAGAAGCAAGCATGCTAGCTAGTGATAACAGGCCCCCGCTCCCATACGACAGTAAATACGGATACCCTGTATAA